A window of the Bacillus sp. A301a_S52 genome harbors these coding sequences:
- the pgsA gene encoding CDP-diacylglycerol--glycerol-3-phosphate 3-phosphatidyltransferase: protein MNIPNQITISRIVLIPLFMVFLLVPFNWGELALLGANIPVHHFVAAIIFIFAASTDWLDGYYARKYNLVTNMGKFLDPLADKLLITAAFVSLTGLDMFPAWAAVVILSREFAVTGLRLVASGEGDVIAASIWGKWKTVSQIVAASSILLHNIIFEMIAIPFHTIMIYVAVILTIFSGVDYFVKNKHVLNKSM, encoded by the coding sequence GTGAATATTCCAAATCAGATTACCATTTCCAGAATAGTATTAATTCCATTATTTATGGTATTTCTTCTCGTACCATTTAATTGGGGTGAGTTAGCCCTTCTTGGTGCCAATATTCCAGTTCATCATTTTGTGGCAGCCATCATTTTTATTTTCGCAGCATCAACTGATTGGCTCGATGGTTACTATGCTAGAAAATATAACCTTGTCACTAACATGGGGAAATTCCTAGATCCTTTGGCGGATAAATTATTGATTACTGCGGCATTTGTGTCTTTGACAGGGCTTGATATGTTTCCTGCATGGGCTGCTGTTGTCATTTTAAGCCGAGAATTTGCTGTTACTGGTCTAAGGCTCGTAGCTTCAGGTGAAGGTGATGTGATTGCAGCAAGTATTTGGGGGAAATGGAAAACAGTCAGTCAAATTGTGGCGGCTTCATCCATTTTATTACATAATATTATCTTTGAAATGATCGCCATACCATTTCACACAATTATGATTTATGTAGCCGTCATATTGACTATTTTCTCAGGTGTTGATTATTTTGTGAAAAATAAGCATGTGCTTAATAAATCCATGTAA
- a CDS encoding YlzJ-like family protein, with protein sequence MILYTYQQLDMVFPPAQNSYTSYKMVQIPGGHLILEKEDEGEGYRISRLIATDPNMYLNPNFTPGRSINSN encoded by the coding sequence ATGATACTGTATACGTACCAGCAACTAGATATGGTTTTTCCGCCTGCTCAAAACAGCTATACATCTTATAAAATGGTGCAAATACCAGGAGGACATCTTATTTTAGAAAAAGAAGACGAAGGAGAAGGGTACAGAATTAGCCGCCTAATAGCCACGGATCCAAACATGTATTTAAACCCAAATTTTACTCCTGGACGCTCCATTAATTCGAATTAG
- a CDS encoding DNA translocase FtsK encodes MARKRKKRAPKWRKQLTFELTGLFLFIVSIVTFARLGIVGEGLIELFRFFLGSWHILLTISLFLFSIYIMLKRELPVMWNRRFIGCYLFVFSLALLSHVQLFSEMSEKVEFLDHSVIRNTWDLYWQQLQGTAPVENLGGGMIGAIAFAVSHVLFSSGGTIVFAIGLMIAALVLVTGKSFIDVIKKNGRGPAGLVIAAKNKMSESFQNIVTAIKERVSEKTKQRVIKKEASEQLAPDNDTFHVKEGETEEPIIYDFTKTAYDNSSDNETEYFDVIPIEHTKSDKASDDITTETTGITYRPKQNEKSKETVQPVSTSLVVSESENASYELPSFELLQNPAKASQAKEHSMLSKNARKLERTLESFGVSAKVTKVHLGPSVTKYEVYPSTGVKVSKIVNLTDDLALALAAKDIRMEAPIPGKSAIGIEVPNQEVSLVTLREVLDSPIMKEKSNHLAIALGRDISGEAVIAELNKMPHLLVAGATGSGKSVCINGIIISLLIRSKPHEVKLMMIDPKMVELNVYNGIPHLLSPVVTEPKKAAQALKKVVNEMERRYELFAASGTRNIEGYNSYIEKENKKRDTEDAYSPLPFIVVIVDELADLMMVASSEVEDAITRLAQMARAAGIHLIIATQRPSVDVITGVIKANIPSRIAFGVSSSTDSRTILDGNGAEKLLGKGDMLFLPVGASKATRIQGAFLSDDEVERVVRHCIEQQKAQYSEEMMPKEGEQEEISEEVTDELYYDAVQLILEMQTASVSMLQRRFRIGYARAARLIDEMEVRGVVGPYEGSKPREVLLGKDDDNIVSRDSL; translated from the coding sequence ATGGCACGAAAACGGAAGAAAAGGGCACCTAAATGGCGAAAACAATTAACATTTGAGTTAACAGGATTATTTCTATTCATCGTGTCTATCGTCACATTTGCAAGGCTTGGCATTGTTGGTGAAGGCTTAATAGAACTGTTTCGTTTCTTTTTAGGAAGCTGGCACATTCTATTAACGATTAGCTTATTCCTTTTCTCCATTTATATCATGTTGAAACGTGAGCTTCCTGTTATGTGGAATCGTCGCTTTATTGGGTGTTACTTATTTGTCTTTTCGTTAGCACTTTTAAGTCATGTCCAATTGTTTAGCGAAATGAGTGAGAAAGTAGAATTTCTTGACCACTCCGTGATACGAAATACGTGGGATCTATATTGGCAACAGCTACAAGGAACAGCTCCTGTAGAGAACCTTGGAGGTGGGATGATAGGAGCGATTGCTTTTGCAGTCAGTCATGTTTTATTTTCTTCAGGAGGCACAATTGTATTTGCTATTGGTCTTATGATTGCGGCCCTCGTCTTAGTAACTGGAAAGTCGTTTATCGATGTGATTAAAAAAAATGGACGAGGTCCTGCTGGGCTAGTTATAGCTGCTAAAAATAAAATGAGTGAGTCCTTTCAAAATATAGTAACAGCGATAAAAGAAAGAGTATCTGAGAAAACAAAACAGCGAGTAATTAAAAAAGAAGCTTCAGAGCAATTGGCTCCCGACAATGACACTTTTCACGTGAAAGAAGGAGAAACAGAGGAGCCGATTATTTATGATTTCACAAAAACTGCATATGACAATTCCTCTGATAATGAGACTGAATATTTTGATGTGATACCAATTGAACATACGAAGAGTGATAAGGCGAGTGATGACATAACAACTGAGACCACTGGCATCACCTATCGCCCTAAACAAAATGAGAAGTCGAAAGAGACGGTGCAGCCTGTCTCTACGTCCCTCGTCGTCTCCGAATCTGAGAACGCATCTTATGAGTTACCTTCGTTTGAATTATTGCAAAACCCTGCTAAAGCAAGTCAAGCGAAAGAACATTCAATGCTTTCAAAAAATGCCAGAAAACTCGAACGCACCTTGGAGAGCTTTGGAGTGAGTGCAAAAGTAACAAAAGTGCATTTAGGCCCGTCTGTAACAAAATATGAAGTGTATCCAAGTACTGGCGTAAAAGTGAGTAAAATTGTGAATTTAACAGATGATTTAGCTTTAGCTTTGGCGGCTAAGGATATTCGGATGGAAGCGCCTATCCCTGGAAAATCAGCGATCGGCATTGAAGTGCCCAATCAGGAAGTATCGCTCGTTACGTTAAGAGAAGTGCTTGATTCACCAATAATGAAAGAAAAGAGTAACCACTTGGCAATTGCACTTGGTCGAGATATTTCAGGTGAAGCTGTTATTGCAGAATTAAATAAAATGCCCCATTTACTTGTGGCAGGAGCTACGGGTAGTGGTAAAAGTGTGTGTATTAATGGCATTATTATCAGCTTATTAATTCGTAGTAAACCTCATGAAGTAAAGCTGATGATGATTGATCCCAAAATGGTTGAACTTAATGTGTATAATGGTATTCCTCACCTTTTATCACCGGTCGTAACCGAGCCTAAAAAAGCGGCACAAGCGTTAAAGAAAGTCGTAAATGAAATGGAGCGTCGATATGAACTTTTTGCTGCATCTGGAACGAGGAATATTGAAGGTTATAATTCCTACATAGAAAAAGAGAATAAGAAAAGAGATACAGAAGATGCCTATTCACCTTTACCGTTTATTGTGGTAATCGTAGATGAACTAGCTGACTTAATGATGGTTGCTTCTTCTGAAGTGGAAGATGCCATTACACGTTTAGCGCAAATGGCAAGAGCTGCGGGTATTCATCTAATTATTGCGACACAACGTCCATCAGTTGATGTTATTACTGGGGTAATAAAAGCTAATATACCTTCTCGAATTGCTTTTGGGGTTTCAAGTTCTACAGATTCGCGGACAATTTTAGACGGTAATGGGGCTGAGAAGTTATTAGGAAAAGGAGATATGTTATTTTTGCCTGTAGGTGCGTCAAAAGCAACACGTATACAAGGTGCGTTTCTATCCGACGATGAGGTTGAAAGAGTTGTCAGACATTGCATTGAACAACAGAAAGCTCAATATTCAGAGGAAATGATGCCTAAAGAAGGGGAACAAGAAGAAATAAGCGAAGAAGTGACAGACGAGCTCTATTATGATGCGGTGCAACTTATTCTTGAGATGCAGACGGCGTCAGTCTCCATGTTGCAGCGACGCTTTAGGATTGGGTATGCTAGAGCTGCTCGTTTAATTGATGAAATGGAAGTAAGAGGTGTTGTGGGGCCTTACGAAGGAAGCAAGCCGAGAGAAGTTCTATTAGGAAAAGATGATGATAATATCGTTTCACGTGATTCCTTGTAG
- a CDS encoding DUF3243 domain-containing protein has protein sequence MSVLDNWEQWKSFLGDKLEQGQHEGMDQKTVSEVAYQVGEYLSEEVTPKNEQEKVLADLWHVASEEEQHAIANMMVKLVQQR, from the coding sequence ATGTCAGTTCTTGATAACTGGGAACAGTGGAAAAGTTTTCTAGGCGACAAACTCGAACAAGGGCAACATGAAGGTATGGATCAAAAGACAGTGTCAGAAGTAGCTTACCAAGTAGGGGAATATTTATCTGAAGAAGTAACCCCAAAGAACGAGCAAGAAAAAGTGTTAGCAGACCTTTGGCATGTAGCAAGCGAAGAAGAGCAACATGCAATTGCTAATATGATGGTCAAACTCGTTCAACAAAGGTAA
- a CDS encoding insulinase family protein, translating into MTKQTFDQLQETLYFEKLPNGLHVYVLPKKGFNKTFATFTTKYGSIDNHFVPLGEEELLRVPDGIAHFLEHKLFEDEEGDVFQEFSKKGASANAFTSFNRTAYLFSSTMNIEDNLETLMNFVQKPYFTDESVDKEKGIIEQEIKMYEDNPDWQNFFGLLKAMFKEHPVGIDIAGTVESINKTTKDLLYTCYKTFYHPGNMVLFIVGNVDPEKILEQVKQNQESKSFPEPEEIQRETVKEPAEVDEEKVVIPMPVNTGKCLVGIKEQRPDKQGKDLLKHELSVQLLLEMMFGQSSENYQALYEQGLIDDTFSFDYTGEYGFGFSVIGGDSKDPEALGNAIKTMISDFLHQPINKDIVERIRKKKIGYFLKAMNSPEYIANQFTRYRFNDMDLFHVIPALEALTTDSLQETLKEHFNVDTQMSQCLIVPEGEAQRA; encoded by the coding sequence ATGACGAAACAAACATTCGATCAACTTCAAGAAACATTATATTTTGAAAAATTACCAAACGGTTTACATGTCTATGTCTTACCTAAAAAAGGGTTTAATAAAACGTTTGCTACGTTTACAACGAAATACGGTTCTATAGACAATCATTTTGTTCCCCTTGGAGAAGAGGAACTACTACGAGTTCCTGATGGCATCGCTCATTTCCTAGAACATAAACTTTTTGAAGATGAAGAAGGGGATGTTTTTCAAGAGTTTAGTAAGAAGGGTGCTTCTGCGAATGCCTTTACAAGCTTTAACAGAACAGCTTATCTATTCTCAAGCACAATGAATATCGAAGACAACTTAGAAACCTTAATGAATTTTGTGCAGAAGCCCTATTTCACAGATGAATCAGTGGACAAGGAGAAGGGGATTATTGAACAAGAAATTAAGATGTATGAAGATAATCCAGATTGGCAAAATTTCTTTGGTCTTTTAAAAGCGATGTTTAAAGAGCATCCAGTTGGCATTGATATTGCTGGTACGGTCGAATCCATCAATAAAACAACAAAAGATTTACTTTATACATGTTACAAAACTTTTTATCACCCAGGAAACATGGTTCTCTTTATTGTCGGGAATGTAGACCCTGAAAAAATTCTCGAACAAGTGAAACAAAATCAAGAAAGCAAATCGTTTCCAGAACCAGAGGAAATTCAACGTGAGACAGTGAAAGAACCAGCAGAAGTTGATGAAGAAAAAGTCGTCATTCCCATGCCTGTTAATACTGGTAAATGCTTAGTAGGTATAAAGGAACAGCGACCTGATAAGCAAGGGAAAGACTTACTAAAACATGAATTGTCGGTACAGCTTTTGCTAGAAATGATGTTTGGCCAAAGTTCTGAAAATTATCAAGCATTGTATGAACAAGGATTAATAGACGATACGTTCAGTTTTGATTACACAGGGGAATATGGTTTTGGCTTTTCTGTTATTGGTGGAGATTCAAAAGATCCAGAAGCATTAGGAAATGCGATAAAAACAATGATTTCTGATTTTTTACATCAGCCGATAAATAAGGACATTGTGGAGCGCATACGCAAAAAGAAAATTGGTTACTTTCTCAAAGCGATGAATTCTCCAGAGTATATCGCGAATCAGTTTACGCGATATCGATTTAACGATATGGATTTATTTCATGTGATTCCTGCGTTGGAAGCATTAACGACAGATAGTTTACAGGAGACCCTAAAGGAGCATTTTAATGTTGATACTCAAATGAGCCAATGTTTAATTGTACCAGAGGGAGAAGCTCAGCGTGCATAA
- a CDS encoding insulinase family protein — translation MEPDRMIQFQSGSLNVHIIPSKTFKTTTFNIQLNAPLSKETATKRALLSHILQNSTADYPSRQQLRSALEELYGASLTSDVTKKGEHHIVSIRMDIANEKFLKDQTPLMEEGIKLLSSVLLNPNEVKGKFNDKVIEEEKRTLAQKISSVYDDKMRYANKRLTEEMCQDEPFGVHVLGYEEDLQAITSQALYDYYHESLKKDQMDLYIMGDVEEKEIRDFITRYFPTEQLDKSESHKLIETSHAKLKDTPNEVMEEQSVQQGKLHIGYRTNVLYGDDDYFAMQLFNGIFGGFSHSKLFINVREKASLAYYAASRVESFKGLLIVMSGIQSSHYKKASDIIFKQMEEMKQGNFTEEDLLQTKAVYKNQILETMDVPRGRIELEYHNELTKNSIPLNEWIERTDNVTKEDIVNVAKKITLDTVYFLKGKEDATK, via the coding sequence ATGGAACCAGATCGCATGATCCAGTTTCAGTCTGGATCACTTAACGTACACATCATTCCATCAAAAACATTTAAAACAACGACATTTAACATTCAATTAAATGCGCCCTTATCAAAAGAAACAGCAACAAAACGGGCGCTGCTATCACATATTTTGCAAAACAGTACTGCCGATTATCCATCAAGACAGCAATTGAGAAGTGCTCTTGAAGAACTCTATGGAGCATCTTTAACATCTGATGTTACAAAGAAAGGCGAGCATCATATTGTGTCTATTAGAATGGATATAGCAAATGAGAAATTTTTAAAAGATCAAACACCACTCATGGAGGAAGGGATTAAACTCTTATCCTCAGTATTGCTAAATCCGAATGAAGTGAAGGGGAAATTTAACGACAAAGTCATCGAAGAAGAAAAACGTACCCTTGCTCAAAAAATATCGTCTGTCTACGATGACAAAATGAGATATGCTAACAAACGACTAACTGAAGAAATGTGTCAAGACGAACCATTTGGGGTACATGTTCTAGGCTATGAAGAAGATTTGCAAGCTATTACAAGTCAGGCTTTGTATGACTATTACCATGAGTCACTAAAGAAAGATCAAATGGATTTATACATCATGGGTGATGTAGAAGAAAAGGAAATAAGAGATTTTATCACGCGCTATTTCCCGACTGAGCAGCTGGATAAAAGCGAGAGTCACAAGTTAATTGAGACATCTCATGCGAAGTTAAAAGATACTCCGAATGAGGTTATGGAAGAACAATCAGTCCAACAAGGGAAACTTCACATTGGTTATCGAACAAATGTGTTATATGGTGATGATGATTATTTTGCCATGCAACTGTTCAACGGTATCTTTGGTGGTTTCTCACATTCCAAATTATTTATTAATGTACGAGAAAAGGCGAGCTTAGCCTATTATGCAGCATCAAGAGTTGAAAGCTTTAAAGGCTTATTAATTGTTATGTCAGGCATTCAATCGAGTCATTATAAAAAAGCGTCAGACATTATTTTTAAGCAAATGGAAGAAATGAAACAAGGGAATTTTACTGAAGAAGATCTTTTACAAACAAAAGCTGTTTATAAGAACCAAATCCTAGAAACAATGGATGTACCTAGAGGACGAATTGAATTAGAATATCATAATGAGTTAACGAAGAACTCCATCCCTCTTAATGAGTGGATTGAGCGTACAGATAATGTGACCAAAGAAGATATTGTGAATGTTGCTAAAAAAATCACGTTGGATACGGTCTATTTCCTTAAAGGGAAGGAGGATGCAACAAAATGA
- a CDS encoding GntR family transcriptional regulator: MIKSDQRPLYLQVIDRIKQDIEDGAYETGERLPSEFQLSKQLGVSRATLREALRMLEDESIIIRRHGVGTFINSKPLFSSGIEELFSVTDMIKRGNKEPGTIFLSSSIEKPSEDDQRRFYDEQMDDMIVIERVRTADGEPVVYCLDKIPKHHLPDYVSHEEQSMFDQLEKNGNTITYAMTQIEPLGYHEQVSEILACDPETALLVLKQMHYNEQEEPVLYSLNYFRADKFKFHVLRKRVY, encoded by the coding sequence ATGATAAAATCGGATCAGCGCCCGTTATACTTGCAAGTCATTGACAGAATTAAACAAGATATTGAAGATGGAGCTTATGAGACAGGTGAACGCCTACCGTCGGAGTTCCAACTGTCAAAACAATTAGGCGTAAGCAGGGCTACATTACGTGAAGCATTACGAATGTTGGAAGATGAGAGTATCATTATAAGACGCCATGGTGTTGGGACTTTTATTAACTCTAAACCGCTATTTTCATCAGGGATAGAAGAGCTCTTCAGTGTAACAGATATGATTAAACGGGGTAACAAAGAGCCTGGGACAATCTTTTTGTCATCCTCCATCGAAAAACCATCAGAGGACGATCAACGACGGTTTTATGACGAGCAGATGGATGATATGATTGTGATAGAACGTGTTAGGACAGCAGATGGAGAACCTGTCGTCTACTGCTTAGATAAAATTCCAAAACACCATTTACCTGACTATGTATCCCATGAGGAACAATCGATGTTTGATCAGTTAGAAAAAAACGGTAACACGATTACCTATGCTATGACACAGATTGAACCACTTGGTTATCATGAACAAGTATCGGAAATACTAGCCTGTGATCCGGAAACAGCGCTTCTTGTATTAAAGCAAATGCATTATAACGAACAAGAAGAGCCTGTTCTTTACTCATTAAATTACTTTAGAGCTGATAAGTTTAAATTCCATGTATTACGAAAAAGAGTGTATTAG
- a CDS encoding DUF4115 domain-containing protein gives MSVSELGIRLKNAREEKGYSLDELQRVTKIQKRYLIAIEAGDFSKMPGDFYGRAFVKSYAEAVELDPDMIFEEHKNELPQTKKEPVDLPPRVNRSKPKTVRKKSKIASLLPTLVVILFILAIGLAFWLLRQGDTDDSGGVPRDNQEAPSIEITDNDVEEENNVDNNDEDTNANNTSNNEENEENEEEQAQSLSFEESEGNRYTYTLTGIDDLDVSLSFSGDSWLQILDSNGDEVHQSSHGDGDEIDFDLSGESEITFNMGNIRTADIYINDELLDYESDDHRQYVIIRVED, from the coding sequence TTGAGTGTGTCTGAATTAGGAATTAGATTAAAAAATGCAAGGGAAGAGAAAGGGTATTCTCTAGATGAACTTCAGCGAGTAACTAAAATACAAAAACGATATTTAATTGCTATCGAGGCCGGGGACTTTTCTAAAATGCCTGGGGACTTTTATGGCAGAGCATTTGTAAAAAGCTATGCAGAAGCCGTTGAATTAGATCCAGATATGATTTTTGAGGAACACAAAAATGAGCTCCCTCAAACGAAAAAAGAGCCTGTCGATCTTCCGCCAAGAGTGAATAGGTCTAAGCCAAAGACTGTTAGGAAGAAATCTAAAATTGCTTCACTTCTTCCTACTTTAGTCGTGATTCTATTTATATTAGCCATAGGCCTAGCTTTTTGGTTATTACGCCAAGGAGATACAGATGATTCTGGAGGCGTCCCACGAGATAATCAAGAAGCTCCTTCTATTGAAATAACCGATAATGATGTAGAAGAAGAAAATAACGTGGATAATAACGATGAAGATACAAATGCCAATAACACTAGCAACAATGAAGAAAATGAAGAGAACGAGGAAGAACAGGCACAATCCCTTTCCTTTGAAGAAAGTGAAGGAAATCGCTATACGTATACGTTAACTGGAATAGATGATCTTGATGTCAGTCTCTCGTTTTCTGGAGACAGCTGGCTGCAGATTTTAGATTCGAATGGTGACGAAGTTCATCAAAGTAGTCATGGTGATGGCGACGAAATTGATTTTGACTTGTCAGGAGAATCTGAAATTACATTTAATATGGGTAATATAAGAACAGCTGATATTTACATTAATGATGAATTGCTGGATTATGAGAGTGATGACCACCGCCAGTATGTCATTATTCGAGTAGAAGACTGA
- a CDS encoding ClpP family protease — protein sequence MNNQQDQPQREQDNPGAEKASGIVDKIQQLGQTNIPQMEASNIHVLTIIGQIEGHMQLPPQNKTTKYEHVIPQLVAAEQNPKIEGLLLILNTVGGDVEAGLALAEMIASMSKPTVTLVLGGGHSIGVPIAVAGKHSFIAESATMTIHPVRLTGLVIGVPQSFEYLDKMQDRVIRFVTNHSSISEEDFKDLMLSKGNLTRDIGTNVIGSDAVKYGLIHEVGGLGEAIKKLNDLIEANRPLEDSKEVIQ from the coding sequence ATGAACAATCAGCAAGACCAACCACAACGAGAACAAGATAACCCAGGGGCAGAAAAAGCGAGCGGTATTGTTGATAAAATTCAACAGCTAGGCCAAACGAATATTCCTCAAATGGAAGCAAGCAATATTCATGTCCTGACGATAATTGGTCAAATTGAAGGCCATATGCAGTTGCCGCCACAGAATAAAACGACTAAGTATGAGCATGTTATTCCTCAACTGGTAGCCGCAGAACAAAACCCAAAAATTGAGGGGCTTTTACTCATTTTAAATACAGTTGGAGGGGATGTAGAAGCGGGCTTAGCGTTGGCAGAAATGATTGCCTCCATGTCTAAACCAACCGTGACACTTGTGCTCGGGGGTGGTCATAGTATCGGAGTGCCAATCGCGGTGGCGGGAAAGCATTCGTTTATTGCAGAAAGTGCCACGATGACCATTCACCCAGTACGACTTACTGGCCTTGTTATCGGTGTTCCTCAATCATTTGAATATCTAGATAAGATGCAAGACAGAGTAATCCGGTTCGTAACGAATCATTCGTCCATCTCAGAAGAGGATTTTAAAGACCTTATGTTGTCTAAAGGAAATTTAACGAGAGATATTGGAACAAACGTAATCGGAAGCGATGCTGTAAAATACGGATTAATCCATGAAGTAGGCGGGTTAGGGGAAGCGATAAAAAAACTAAATGACCTTATTGAAGCTAATAGGCCACTAGAAGACTCGAAGGAAGTGATCCAATGA
- a CDS encoding YmfK family protein, which yields MKQKEWYMEYQINENRPGLLGEISSLLGMLRINILTINGVEHRRRGMLIKSVSDEAIMRLRYIMETMDVITLRKIREPKLRDRLAVRHGRYIERDEDEKKTFRFVRDELGLLVDFMAELFMKSGHRLIGIRGMPRVGKTESVVAASVCANKRWSFLSSTLLRQTIRSQLADDEMSEDHIYIIDGIVSTMRASERHQVLISKMMRLPATKVVEHPDIFVRETEYSLDDFDYIIELRSDENEEITYDSIESGFSSFDIS from the coding sequence GTGAAACAAAAAGAGTGGTATATGGAATATCAAATTAATGAAAATCGCCCAGGACTATTGGGTGAGATATCATCACTCCTCGGCATGTTACGAATTAATATTCTAACCATAAACGGTGTGGAGCATAGGCGGCGAGGTATGCTGATTAAAAGTGTCAGTGATGAAGCGATCATGCGACTTCGTTATATCATGGAAACGATGGATGTGATAACATTAAGGAAAATCCGGGAACCGAAACTGCGAGATAGACTGGCAGTTAGACATGGACGCTACATTGAACGAGATGAAGATGAGAAAAAAACATTTCGATTTGTTCGTGATGAGTTAGGCCTTCTCGTTGACTTTATGGCAGAGCTGTTTATGAAGAGCGGCCATCGACTTATCGGTATTCGTGGTATGCCAAGGGTTGGGAAAACAGAATCTGTTGTTGCAGCAAGTGTTTGTGCCAATAAACGATGGTCATTTCTCTCTTCTACGTTATTGAGACAGACGATAAGGAGTCAGTTGGCTGACGATGAAATGTCAGAAGACCACATTTACATTATTGATGGTATCGTATCAACGATGAGAGCCTCAGAGCGACATCAGGTACTTATTTCAAAGATGATGCGACTTCCTGCTACTAAAGTCGTGGAACATCCTGATATATTTGTAAGAGAGACAGAGTATTCTTTAGATGATTTTGATTATATCATTGAGCTTCGAAGTGATGAGAATGAAGAAATTACATATGATTCCATTGAGTCAGGATTCTCATCCTTTGATATCAGTTAG
- a CDS encoding SDR family oxidoreductase, translated as MHKGRPLALVTGASGEIGRAISLKLAASGHDLIIHYWQNKVGAEELKALVESKFTCKCTLLHADFSNYEHTKEKVDTLKERNIDVIIHNAGEPSLGLFQEETEEEMRRQLAISLMAPSVITKAFLPKMIAQKKGKIVIITSIWGLSGAACEVTYSMVKGGQNAFVKALAKEVAPSGINVNGVAPGAIQTRMLSEYSEEEKGALCEEIPASRLGEPEEVAELVTFLVSEKANYINGQIISINGAWYC; from the coding sequence GTGCATAAGGGACGTCCACTTGCACTAGTCACAGGAGCTTCAGGAGAGATTGGCCGCGCAATCAGTTTAAAACTGGCAGCTAGCGGTCATGATCTCATTATTCACTATTGGCAAAATAAAGTTGGAGCGGAAGAGCTTAAGGCGTTAGTTGAATCTAAATTTACTTGTAAATGTACTCTCTTGCACGCTGATTTTAGTAACTATGAACATACAAAGGAAAAGGTTGATACATTAAAAGAAAGGAATATAGATGTTATCATCCATAATGCAGGAGAGCCTTCGCTCGGCTTGTTTCAAGAGGAAACTGAAGAGGAAATGAGAAGACAATTAGCAATTAGTCTTATGGCTCCCTCGGTTATAACCAAAGCGTTTTTGCCTAAAATGATAGCTCAGAAAAAAGGCAAAATTGTTATTATAACGTCAATATGGGGTTTAAGTGGTGCCGCATGCGAAGTAACCTATTCAATGGTCAAAGGAGGTCAGAATGCTTTCGTGAAAGCATTAGCTAAAGAAGTAGCTCCGAGCGGGATTAATGTGAATGGAGTGGCACCTGGTGCAATTCAGACACGTATGCTCTCAGAGTATTCTGAGGAAGAAAAAGGGGCTTTATGTGAGGAGATTCCGGCAAGCCGGTTAGGTGAACCGGAAGAAGTTGCGGAACTAGTTACTTTTTTAGTATCAGAAAAAGCAAACTACATAAATGGCCAAATCATATCTATTAATGGGGCTTGGTATTGTTAA